In Synechocystis sp. PCC 6714, the following are encoded in one genomic region:
- a CDS encoding transposase gives MYGWSKRGERVYGERQGKRGKKENLVAGRRKNKKDLIAPMLFSGSLNAEGFEGWLELYLIPALTIPSVLIMDNAPIHRKSRIRKIVEEAGHTVLFLPTYSPDLNDIEHDFSALKRARTYASPGVSIDEIIRNYCVA, from the coding sequence GTGTACGGATGGTCAAAAAGAGGAGAGAGAGTATATGGGGAAAGGCAAGGAAAAAGAGGAAAGAAAGAAAACCTTGTGGCAGGTAGAAGAAAAAACAAAAAAGACCTGATAGCACCGATGCTATTTAGTGGAAGTTTAAATGCCGAAGGTTTTGAAGGATGGCTTGAATTATACCTGATACCTGCATTAACAATTCCATCGGTATTAATTATGGATAATGCGCCTATTCATAGAAAGAGTAGGATTAGAAAAATAGTGGAAGAGGCAGGACATACAGTTTTGTTTTTACCTACCTACTCGCCAGATCTTAATGACATAGAGCATGATTTTAGTGCATTGAAAAGAGCAAGAACATACGCCTCTCCAGGTGTAAGCATAGATGAAATTATCCGTAACTACTGTGTAGCATAA
- a CDS encoding ScaI family restriction endonuclease has translation MASPYHDLSVEEWLAKTKDLVNQHPLDFETIRRVALKCWHTLWSTTIGESELSVRLWELDIPATVTGYFFEKLFAKELEKEFPSLWRGSRSKNEKDIVYS, from the coding sequence ATGGCATCACCTTACCATGACTTAAGTGTAGAAGAATGGCTTGCTAAAACCAAAGATTTAGTTAACCAACATCCGTTAGATTTTGAAACAATTAGACGAGTAGCGTTGAAGTGTTGGCATACCCTCTGGTCTACGACAATTGGCGAAAGTGAACTGTCTGTTCGACTTTGGGAATTAGATATACCTGCTACCGTCACGGGATACTTTTTTGAAAAATTATTTGCAAAGGAGCTTGAAAAAGAGTTTCCTAGTCTTTGGCGAGGTAGTAGAAGTAAGAACGAGAAGGATATTGTTTATAGCTAG
- a CDS encoding helix-turn-helix domain-containing protein produces the protein MAKNHDLIKFGLRIRELRLLKSLSQEDLADLAGLHRTYIGGIERGERNVAFLNILRLAKALEIPLSELMQGID, from the coding sequence ATGGCTAAAAACCATGATCTAATCAAGTTTGGATTAAGAATTCGAGAGCTAAGGTTGCTTAAAAGTCTTTCTCAAGAGGACTTGGCTGATTTGGCTGGTCTTCATAGGACTTACATAGGTGGCATTGAAAGAGGCGAAAGAAATGTCGCTTTCTTGAATATATTGCGCCTAGCAAAAGCTCTAGAAATTCCGTTAAGCGAATTAATGCAAGGAATAGACTAA